In Euphorbia lathyris chromosome 2, ddEupLath1.1, whole genome shotgun sequence, the sequence CCCTCTCAAAATCGGCAAAACCTATGTTTAATTCAAATATACAAGACTGTATCAAAGCTTATCTCTAACTAATTGTATATTTACAACAGTAATCTTATCACTATAATGGATGAAATGTAAAACAATATAGTTTTGTGTGTACTTTGATTTTGTAGGTTTCAAAATTATGTAGTTTTATGTTaaatccaatttcaaataaacataattaatgaacataataaatgagttgtTCGTGAGTGAAGTTTATGAATAGAATTCATGAGCTACTCGAGCAAATCTCGTGAACAAGCTTGTGGCTAGCTCGCGAGTAGCTCATTATAACAAGATTTCGAGCTTGAGCTCGTCAAATTTCTAACAAGTCGAGCGTGAAAATACTAAGATTACGCTCGGCTCGActcgattatatatatatagagtgaTGTTAGTTGAATTCCATTTCAATACACGTGTGTTTTTTCTATAAAATGTTACAAACAATTTTGATATTTATGGACAAAGCATTAATGACAAGTAATGTTAAAAGCTAATCTTGCCTTATCAAGTTATTGAGTTGTTAGCAATaatgacaaaaataaaaataaatgttttgATTGGGACATATCCAAACCCCATACTGTATGTTTTGATTGAGTTTCCTCTTTCCATTATTTAAGCATACACAGAGAGTATTTTATAAAACTCAACTCAATGGATTATCTGAGTATCCTGTTAGTATTTTCCTTCACATCAGCAATATTCATCTATGTTTTCAAATCCAAACCCTTCTCCCTTCCACCCGGTCCGACACCGTTTCCGATCATCGGAAACATATTAGAAATGGGAATAAATCCACACCACTCTCTCACTAATCTCTCTAAAAAATTCGGACCTTTAATGACACTCAAATTAGGAACAATAACAACCATAGTCATATCTTCCCCTGAATTTGCCAAAGAAGCATTACAGAAACATGACCAAGCCCTATCTAGCCGAACCATCCCAAATGCTGCTCTTGCACATGACCACTACAAGTTCTCAGTGGCATGGCTACCTGTTTCAGATCAATGGAGGAGCCTCAGAAAAGTCATGACCATAGAATTATTCACATTGAAAAAGTTGGAATTAAGCCAGAATCTTCGGCAGAAAAAAGTGCAGGAGTTGTTAGGGTTTGTGGGAGAGAAGTGTAAGATTGGGGAAGCTGTTGATATTGGTCAAGCTGCTTTTACTACTGTGCTGAATCTGATATCCAACACCTTCTTTTCTATTGATTTAGGGAGTTATGATTCTGATTTATGTCTGCAGTTTTATGAGGCAGTTGTTGATATAATGGAAGAAGCAGGAAAGCCTAATGTTGCAGATTATTTTCCGTTGCTTCAGATGATGGATCCTCAAGGAATTCGGAGGCGGACGAAGATTTGTTTGGATGTTTTGTTTGAGAAATTTGATGGAATTTTCAGAAAGAGATTGCAATCTTCATCCAGAATAGTTGAGGAGAGGCAAGATCTACTTGATTTCCTTCTTAATATGAGCCAAGAGGAAAATGATTCTGATTTGAGTCTTGTTGAGATAAAGCATTTGCTTTTGGTGAGTACTTTCTCTCTAATTTTTGTCATCTAGATGACACGAGACTGCCATCTAGCTGACTGAAACGACACGTGTTAGCTAGGTGACAGCCACCACCTATCCTTTCGATCAgctgtttattatttttagattccCCTTTTAGAAGGGAATGGGGAAAGAAGTGTCTTCATCTTGCCCCATTTGTCACCtatttaaacaaaaattgatgGTCTCTAATTATCTGTAGGATCTTTTCGTAGCGGGCACCGATACAACTGCAAAAACATTAGAATGGGGAATGGCAGAGCTACTTCGTAATCCCGAGAAGCTTTTGAACCTCAAAAAAGAGCTTAAAGAAGTAGAAGGAGAAATTCAAGAATCTGATATTAACAAGTTGCCTTATCTACAAGCAATAGTTAAAGAAATCTTTAGATTGCATCCGCCAGCTCCATTCTTGGTACCCCATAAAGCTGAATCCGATGTAGAGATTGGTGGGTTCAAGATACCAAAAAATGCACAGATACTTGTCAATGTATGGGCTATGGGAAGAGATGAAAAGATATGGGAGAACCCGGATAGGTTCGAGCCAGAAAGATTTTTAGCAAGCAAAATTGACGTGAAGGGAAGAGATTTCGAGTTGATCCCATTTGGAGCAGGGAGAAGGATTTGTCCAGGTTTGCCATTAGCGCATAGAATGTTGCATCTAATGTTGGCTTCTCTCGTCCACTCATTTAATTGGAAGTTATCACATAGCGTTCAACCAAATGAATTGGATATGACTGAAAAGTTTGGCCTGTCACTCGCCAAAGCACAACCTCTACTAGCTATTCCTTATTTATGAGACTTGTATTACCTttcattttaataatatttattgatgttctatttataacttttttttggataaataatttgttaatccctacatttttacttaacacattgtttagtttttgtttttaataataCAATATTTGGTCCTTAACACTAAAAAAAGAGCTTTTagtaatgaaaaaaaaattgttatttaACAGTCCAAATACCCTTAGTAAAAACTTTTAATAAGTGGAAAAGTCTCTTATAAATCGTTGTTAAACGTTACCTTACTAATTGTTTTTAGTAACGAAAATGAGTCTGCTTATTATCAAACTTATAATAATGGAAAATGCACCATTATTAATAAATgtgtaaaataattaattattcgcttattaaaattaattagaataatataaaaaaaacttattaagaACGAATTTAGATGATTAAAAAGCCCCTTATTACAAACTAATTATAGTGATTAAAAActcttattaaaatatattattaataataaacaaatcccttattaaaaatagagataaggtaccaaaataggtctaaggtttttggagaagtaccaatttaggctcaacgttcaaaatagcaccatataggcttaacgtatacaacataatatcaatttaggcttaacgtttataatatagcatcaatttaggcctcacgtacaaaatagcaccaatataagtttaacgtttacaaaataatacgaatttaagcttaacgtttacaaaatatatccaatttaagctaaacgtcacaattaaattaactatattatattcttttcctattaactttatatgttatctttttatttagttctattttcttatttattataatataattaattagttttcttgacaattaaaaccttatatttgtttttcatcaaccattccatgactcctaaattacatggctcatgtaatatatgcaaactaaaagtaattgaatatcaaaGTGAGAGGAAGTAAAGGAGATACTCTTTCTAATTTCTAAGATAAACAATAAATTTGGATGATCAAACGAGCTCTAATAGGTGAAAGTGTTTCAAAAAGTACGCGCTTCTACAACTTCAAGTGATGGCCATCGGAGCTGATATGGTGGTCTACGTTGAGTGGTAGTCACACAGTTGAATTAGGGATTGTGAGTAGCTCGTGCAAAATGAGCAACGGTTGAGAAATTCTGAGAGGAAACAGTTTCAACTAGGATTTTGGT encodes:
- the LOC136217663 gene encoding cytochrome P450 76T24-like — encoded protein: MDYLSILLVFSFTSAIFIYVFKSKPFSLPPGPTPFPIIGNILEMGINPHHSLTNLSKKFGPLMTLKLGTITTIVISSPEFAKEALQKHDQALSSRTIPNAALAHDHYKFSVAWLPVSDQWRSLRKVMTIELFTLKKLELSQNLRQKKVQELLGFVGEKCKIGEAVDIGQAAFTTVLNLISNTFFSIDLGSYDSDLCLQFYEAVVDIMEEAGKPNVADYFPLLQMMDPQGIRRRTKICLDVLFEKFDGIFRKRLQSSSRIVEERQDLLDFLLNMSQEENDSDLSLVEIKHLLLDLFVAGTDTTAKTLEWGMAELLRNPEKLLNLKKELKEVEGEIQESDINKLPYLQAIVKEIFRLHPPAPFLVPHKAESDVEIGGFKIPKNAQILVNVWAMGRDEKIWENPDRFEPERFLASKIDVKGRDFELIPFGAGRRICPGLPLAHRMLHLMLASLVHSFNWKLSHSVQPNELDMTEKFGLSLAKAQPLLAIPYL